In Elaeis guineensis isolate ETL-2024a chromosome 1, EG11, whole genome shotgun sequence, a genomic segment contains:
- the LOC105036063 gene encoding uncharacterized protein isoform X2 → MAEVTAENGYNHITRVLFCGFHFPASQNYTREYLQKYPFIQVDDVALDDVPDVIDKYHICVAKNRRLDSKVIAKAVQMKLIMQFGVGLEGVDIDAATQHKIKVARIPGSVTGNSASCAEMAIYLMLGLLRKQKEMDVAVKQKNLGEPIGDTILGKTVFILGFGAIGVDLAKRLRPFGVRILAIKRRWTSDSLPAGVLNAESNGIDGLIDKKGGPENMYEFASEADIVVTCLTLTTESAGIIDEKFLSHMRKGSLLVNVARGGLLEYNSVLRHLESGHLGGLGIDVAWTEPFDPEDPILKFPNVLMTPHLAGVTEHSYRTMAKVVGDCALQLHAGKPFSGIEIVN, encoded by the exons ATGGCCGAGGTGACTGCAGAAAATGGTTACAATCATATCACTCGTGTGCTATTCTGCGGTTTTCATTTTCCTGCTTCTCAGAATTACACAAGGGAATATTTGCAGAAATATCCATTTATTCAG GTTGATGATGTAGCTCTTGATGATGTGCCTGATGTTATTGACAAATACCATATTTGTGTAGCGAAAAATCGACGTCTGGACTCAAAAGTTATTGCCAAAGCAGTTCAGATGAAGCTTATAATGCAGTTTGGTGTTGGGTTAGAAG GTGTTGATATTGATGCTGCCACACAACATAAAATTAAAGTTGCAAGGATACCTGGAAGTGTAACTGGAAATTCTGCATCTTGTGCAGAAATGGCAATATATTTGATGTTGGGCCTTCTTCGGAAGCAA AAGGAGATGGATGTTGCTGTTAAGCAGAAAAATCTGGGAGAGCCAATTGGGGATACAATACTTGGGAAGACA GTCtttatccttggatttggagctatTGGAGTTGACCTGGCAAAAAGATTGCGACCATTTGGTGTAAGAATCCTTGCAATTAAAAGAAGATGGACATCAGATTCATTGCCAGCTGGTG TCTTAAATGCTGAAAGTAATGGGATTGATGGCCTGATCGACAAGAAAGGTGGTCCAGAGAATATGTATGAATTTGCTAGTGAGGCTGACATAGTTGTCACCTGCTTGACGTTAACCACTGAATCA GCTGGCATTATTGATGAAAAATTCCTCTCACATATGAGAAAG GGTTCCCTTCTGGTCAATGTCGCTCGAGGAGGTCTATTGGAGTACAATTCTGTGCTTCGTCACCTTGAATCAGGACACTTAGGTGGTCTAGGCATTGATGTTGCTTGGACTGAGCCATTTGATCCCGAGGATCCGATTCTAAAGTTTCCAAATGTTTTGATGACACCTCATCTTGCAGGGGTTACTGAACATTCCTATAGAACTATGGCGAAG GTTGTTGGTGATTGCGCGCTTCAGCTTCATGCTGGCAAACCATTTTCCGGAATAGAGATTGTGAATTAG
- the LOC105036063 gene encoding uncharacterized protein isoform X1, which yields MEGVVVFFGRALRCTARRALPSCSPARFHGAGYSKMAEVTAENGYNHITRVLFCGFHFPASQNYTREYLQKYPFIQVDDVALDDVPDVIDKYHICVAKNRRLDSKVIAKAVQMKLIMQFGVGLEGVDIDAATQHKIKVARIPGSVTGNSASCAEMAIYLMLGLLRKQKEMDVAVKQKNLGEPIGDTILGKTVFILGFGAIGVDLAKRLRPFGVRILAIKRRWTSDSLPAGVLNAESNGIDGLIDKKGGPENMYEFASEADIVVTCLTLTTESAGIIDEKFLSHMRKGSLLVNVARGGLLEYNSVLRHLESGHLGGLGIDVAWTEPFDPEDPILKFPNVLMTPHLAGVTEHSYRTMAKVVGDCALQLHAGKPFSGIEIVN from the exons ATGGAGGGAGTAGTTGTCTTCTTTGGTCGCGCGCTCCGGTGCACCGCTCGGCGAgctctcccttcttgctctcctGCGCGTTTCCACGG TGCAGGCTACTCAAAAATGGCCGAGGTGACTGCAGAAAATGGTTACAATCATATCACTCGTGTGCTATTCTGCGGTTTTCATTTTCCTGCTTCTCAGAATTACACAAGGGAATATTTGCAGAAATATCCATTTATTCAG GTTGATGATGTAGCTCTTGATGATGTGCCTGATGTTATTGACAAATACCATATTTGTGTAGCGAAAAATCGACGTCTGGACTCAAAAGTTATTGCCAAAGCAGTTCAGATGAAGCTTATAATGCAGTTTGGTGTTGGGTTAGAAG GTGTTGATATTGATGCTGCCACACAACATAAAATTAAAGTTGCAAGGATACCTGGAAGTGTAACTGGAAATTCTGCATCTTGTGCAGAAATGGCAATATATTTGATGTTGGGCCTTCTTCGGAAGCAA AAGGAGATGGATGTTGCTGTTAAGCAGAAAAATCTGGGAGAGCCAATTGGGGATACAATACTTGGGAAGACA GTCtttatccttggatttggagctatTGGAGTTGACCTGGCAAAAAGATTGCGACCATTTGGTGTAAGAATCCTTGCAATTAAAAGAAGATGGACATCAGATTCATTGCCAGCTGGTG TCTTAAATGCTGAAAGTAATGGGATTGATGGCCTGATCGACAAGAAAGGTGGTCCAGAGAATATGTATGAATTTGCTAGTGAGGCTGACATAGTTGTCACCTGCTTGACGTTAACCACTGAATCA GCTGGCATTATTGATGAAAAATTCCTCTCACATATGAGAAAG GGTTCCCTTCTGGTCAATGTCGCTCGAGGAGGTCTATTGGAGTACAATTCTGTGCTTCGTCACCTTGAATCAGGACACTTAGGTGGTCTAGGCATTGATGTTGCTTGGACTGAGCCATTTGATCCCGAGGATCCGATTCTAAAGTTTCCAAATGTTTTGATGACACCTCATCTTGCAGGGGTTACTGAACATTCCTATAGAACTATGGCGAAG GTTGTTGGTGATTGCGCGCTTCAGCTTCATGCTGGCAAACCATTTTCCGGAATAGAGATTGTGAATTAG